The following are encoded together in the Luteolibacter arcticus genome:
- a CDS encoding tetratricopeptide repeat protein, with translation MISKELGPTETIRMFESKSLDALSSFQSFEYADALRRVGRCKEALAIYQSLEGADVPAKHKWLIPLYKGKTLQEMGRFAESEQALIEACRLDDSTVPRVYLAGTLASQERFHEAIEVLQDGLNREGDRDEVLLNLAFSQRTLGRLKEAKESLELALTVTPSYPEALALLEDVNAAILFEPS, from the coding sequence ATGATCAGTAAGGAACTAGGGCCAACGGAGACGATCAGGATGTTTGAATCCAAGAGCTTGGATGCATTGAGCTCCTTTCAATCGTTCGAGTATGCAGATGCATTGCGGAGGGTGGGACGCTGCAAAGAAGCACTCGCTATCTACCAATCGCTTGAGGGAGCTGATGTTCCCGCCAAGCACAAATGGCTCATCCCATTATACAAGGGGAAGACCTTGCAGGAGATGGGACGATTCGCCGAGTCAGAGCAGGCCTTGATCGAAGCATGCAGGCTTGATGACAGCACGGTCCCGCGAGTCTATTTGGCTGGAACTCTTGCTTCTCAGGAGCGCTTTCATGAGGCAATTGAGGTCCTTCAAGATGGATTGAATCGCGAGGGCGATCGTGACGAGGTCCTGCTTAATCTGGCGTTTAGTCAGCGTACGCTTGGAAGGCTCAAGGAAGCAAAGGAGAGTCTTGAACTGGCCCTGACAGTGACTCCCTCATATCCTGAAGCCTTGGCGCTCCTAGAGGATGTCAATGCG